In the Alphaproteobacteria bacterium genome, TGCCCATGCTCGCGGCCTTGCGGCCCAATTGCTGCCAGATCTGGCGGGTGAATACCGTGCCGGATGTTTTGCCATTGGTGCCGGTGATCGCGGCGATGGTGGCGGGGGCAGGCTGATAAAATTTTGCCGCCAGTTTGGCAAGAGTGATGCGCGGATTAGCGCTGATCACGGCGGTGATATTTTTTTCAGTGACTTTGGCGGCATTGTCGGCATCGGTTAAAACCGCAACGGCGCCGCGCGATACGGCATCATCCAGAAATTGTATGCCGTGGGTTTTGACGCCAGCAACGGCGGCAAATAAAAATCCTTGTTCAACCCCGGCTGAATTCAGCGCCAGGCCCTTGATGTGTACATCCAGTCCCTGGATTTGCGCGCCAGTTCCTTCGATCAACTCACTGAGTTTCATAAACGGCCTCTTTACGCAAAGAATTCGCATTATTTTGCGGCGAATTGTTGACCAGACGGTCTTTGGCCATGAAATCTTCCTTGCGGTCTAATGGCGGATAACCCAGCAACGGCGCCATGCGCGCAATTACGCGGTTTACCGCAGGCGCGGCAACCCAGCCGCCGGTAGCAAATCCGAACGACGCTTTGTTGGCAACCGGTTCGTCGATCATGGCCAGAATGACGTATTTCGGATCGACGGTCGGGAATGTGCCGATGAAAGACGACAATAATTTTTTCTCGGCATAGCCGCCGGCGCCGCTTTTTTCCGCGGTGCCGGTTTTGCCGCCGACATAATATCCGCCGACATCGGCTTTTTGTCCGGTGCCTTTCATCACAACCAAACGCAGTAATTCGCGCATTTGTTTGGACGTCGTTTCCGACATTACCCGCACGCCGGGCAATGGCGCATTGGCCGGGCGTTTTAACAAGGTCAATTCCGGCAATACGCCGCCATTGACGACGCCCGCGACCGCGCGCGCCAATTGCAATGGCGTCACCGAAATTCCATAGCCATAGGAAACGGTCATTGCGGTGACTTCGGTCCATTGGCGCGGCAGCATGGGCTTGCCAATTTCCGGCAATTCGATGGTGGCGGGGTTAAACAGGCCAAGACGTTGCAAGAATGATTTTTGTTCGTTGATGCCGGCGGTCAATGCCATTTTGGCAGAACCGATGTTGGACGAATGTTCAAATACTTCGGCGACATTCAGCCAGCGATTTTCGGGATGAAAATCGGAAATTTCGAACCGGCCGATTTTGATGGGATGGGTCGCATCGAATGAATCGGAAATTTTCACTTTGCCGGAATCCAGCGCCATGGCGGTGTTGAAAATTTTAAAGGTCGATCCCATTTCATAAACGCCCAGCGTGATGCGATTGAAACGCGCATCTTGGGACGATTTGCTGAATTCATGAGGGTCGAAATCGGGCAGAGACACCATGGCGATCACCTCGCCGGTATTGGCGTCCAGTACCAGGCCAGCCGCGCCGCGCGCGTTAAATTCCCGCACGGTACGGCGCAATTCTTCGTGCAGAATGCTTTGCACGCGCGTATCCAGCGACAATTGCAGATCATCGCCGCCCTTGCGCAAATTTCCATCGAATGTTTTTTCAATGCCGGATACGCCCTTGCTGTCCAGGTCCGTCAGACCCACCACATGGCTATACATAGACCCAAGCGGATAGACGCGGCGTTCTTCACGTTGAAAATTAAGGCCTGGCAGGCCCAGCATATGCACTTTGTAATGTTGTTCCGGCGTCAGGTTGCGTTTGATCCAGATGAAAGATTTCGGTTCGCTTAGTTTGGCTTTTAACGCCTGACGGTTTAGATCCGGCAAAACTTGCGCCAGTTTGGTGGCGGTTTCATCGACATCCAAAATTTCTTTGGGATTGGTATAAAGCGAAGCGGTCGAAAGGCTGGTCGCCAGAATTTGTCCGTTGCGGTCGGTGATGTTCGACCGGCCATAAGTAATAGGGGCGGAAACGGACGTGCGCAGGTCAATCTCGCTGCTTTCTTGGAAAATGGTCAAATCCACCAGGCGCAAGGCAATCGCCAGAAACGCGGCGGCGAAAACGGCGGATGCATAGATCAACCGGATCTGCGCGGTATATATGCGTTTATTTTGGGCGCGTTCTACTTTGTGGGATATTGATGAATCAAACGGACGGTTCAGCGATGCATAATCCGCTTTGCCAAAGCGGGCGGAATTACGGCCGGAAGAACCATTTGGCGTTAGCATGCGTCATTGCACTTCGTAGGATACCGGTTTTTGGGCAATGTCGTCGTTTTGCAGGGCATCGTTATTAACCGGTATCTCGTTGTTTGCCATCTGAGCCTCGCGGCTGCTGCCACCGGCCTTGGCCCAGTTACTATAGGCGACACCAGGCATAATGTCTGCCAATTGATAGATTTGGGCCACTTTGACTGGGGATAAAGGCAGGTATTTTTCAGACAATTTGGCGATATGTTCCGGGCGGCTGATATAGCTGATTTCCGCGTCCAAAACATGGATCGATTCTTTTTCCGCGATCAAATCCCGCTGGACATCGCCCAGGCGGGACTCCAAATGCGCCACTCGATACTTTAGCTAGTAAATACCAACGCCGTACACAATACAGAAGATCAGCAGTAGGAGAAGGGAGCGGCGCATGAGGAGGCAACCTTTCTTACGAGTTCAGCATGTTACGTTTGACCCCAACAAAATTCGGCCATACGGTGGCGGAAGTGCGTTCCGCCGCCCGTAATTTGGCCGATGATGCACGCGGATTGGTGATCGTTTCTTCGTTAGAAGGCGCGACCGATTTCCGCGTAATCAAGTTGAAGGAGGGCTTATGAAGAGGGGTAACCGCTGGCATATGGCGCGAAGAGTTCGGCGTGTTGCCAGCCCGTGTTTTTAAAAATTCTTTGACCATCCGGTCTTCGAGCGAATGGTAAGCAACCGTCACCAACCGTCCACCGACCGATAATAATTTTTCCGCTTGGATCAGGCCGCGTTCCAATTCGCCCATTTCATCATTCACATAAATGCGCAGGGCTTGGAAGGTACGGGTCGCGGGGTCCAGACCATCGCGGCTGCGTGGAACCACGCGGCGCACGACATCGGCAAGTTGGGAAGTGGTGGTGATTGGCGTAATCTTACGGGCGTCGACAATGGCGCGCGCGACGCGGGCGGCCATTTTTTCTTCGCCGTAATTTTCGATAATGTCGGCCAGCTGTTCGGCATCCATCGCTGCAATAATGTCCGCCGCATTTGGCCGTCCGCCATCCATGCGCATATTTAATGGGCCGTCATGACGGAACGAAAATCCGCGGCCGCTATCATCCAGTTGGGACGAGGCGACGCCCAAATCAAAACAAACCCCATCGACATGTTCGACGCCAATGCGGTTCAACAATAATTCGAGATCGCCGAAATTGCCGCGGATAAACCGCAGGCGGCCGTCATATTCGGCCATCATATCGCTGGCGCGTTCCTCGGCTTCTGGGTCGCGATCGAGCGCGTACACCATGCAATCGGCGGTATCCAGAATCGCGCGGGTGTAACCGCCATGGCCGAATGTCGCATCGACATAAATGCCGCCATCGCGAATTTGCATGTAATCCAAAACTTCGGACAACATGACTGGAACGTGAGAGTGGGGGGAGTGGACTAATTTCATGGCTATAAAGTTGTCGTTGGCCGCAGCAATGGGAGTAGAAAACGATTCAACAGCGATCATGGCTTATCCTCCTGTTTGGTTGCCGAATGGATCCGGATTCCCAATTCCTGCTTCTGCACGCGGTTCCGCGCTTCTAGTTGGTGTTTACTGAAGAGGTCAGGATTCCAAATTTGAAACGTAGCGCCGCAACCCACAAAGGCGGCGGCATCGTTGATCTTGGCGTGTTCGATCAATAACTCAGGCAACATGATCCGGCCTTCGGGGTCGAAGGGCAACGGCTGCGCGTCGGCGAAAATCGACGCGGACAAGTCGCTCTGTTCGGAAGAAAATTGAACGAAATTATCGAGGCCCTGGCTTAATTTTTCCATGCGGTCCATGCCACAGCCTTCGATAGCGCCAAAGCGCAAGGAACGGAACAACACCACACCTTGAAAAGATTGTCCGGCCAAAGCCGAGCGGAAACCGGCGGGGACGGAGATCCGTCCCTTTTTGTCAATCTTGTTTACCTGGGTAGACAAGAACAATGCCATGAAGCAATTCCGCGGTAGTTGGTTCCCTGTGACCACCTGCCACAAACCCTATTCGCGCAACCGGAAGTATCCCATTAGGATCGAAGTGTATTGGAGGGGGTTGGAATAAAAGGAGTATGAAGATGGTATCTATATATGGGATACCATGGGAAAAGATGGGAGTCAATGGGAAAAATGCCCAAAACACCCGGAATATGTCGAAAAGATACTATGTAATCTGGGTGTCATCTGTGGATAACAAATCGAAAAACTGTAGCCATAATTTCAGCAAGTGTGATCTTTGTAAGATACGAAAGTGAAATAAAGCCTGTAATTACAGGCTTTTGCAATTCGGCCTAAAACGCGACAATTGGAAACAAAATTTATATTTACTATAATTATTTGACATAAAATAATATATAGTTTATAAATAAAGTAACTAAATTAAACAACTAGGGTGCATCATGTCGAGGGTTGGTGCGGAATTGGCGAATACATTGGTGGACGAGGTTTTGTCCGAAGCCACGGTCGATTTCTGGGATAAAGTAAAAGAAAAAGCTATCCGTCTCATCGACACCATTACTTTTAAACGCGGTACCGGCGCGAAAATCGAACAAGTTTTGAAAAGCAAAGTGGTTGGTCCGGCCAAACGTTGGGCCTTGCAAGAAATTCCAGTGCCGGAAAAAATTGCGCGCCGCGCCCGTGAATCATCACAGACGCGCATGGGCAGGATTATTTTCAACTCCGCTTTGTTCGCGGTCAATCATCCAGTGCCGCGATTTGTTATCACCGCCGGATTATTGGCAGGCATTACTTTGGCGCTTGGATTTGCGCCGATGGTGATTCCAACCACTTTGGCGGCGGCCTATGCGATAAAAATCACATCGGCTTATGCTTTTATGGCGGCCAAACATGGCATTGAAAAATGGCGCAACCGGAACAAACCGGCAGAGAAGACAAAACCGCCGCGCAAATTGACCGTGCGTGAAAAATCGCGGACAGCGATCGACAGTTTGTGCGAAGTGGCGTTCGGAAAGGGGCAAAAAAATCCATACCTTAATATAATGGATATTGTCATGACGGTTACCAGCGGCGTGTTGTTATTGCCGACCTGCGCGCATTTAAATCAATGGATTACACAAGCCTTGCGCGCGCCGCAACGGGCTTCCGCAGAATCTATTGCGCAATCGGCCGGATTGACCCAAGTCGGCGAAGCGGCGGAAAGCGGCATGGTGCGGCAGATGGGCGGCGAGACCGCAAGACAAGTCGGGCGGCAAATGGCCGTGCGCGGCTTGCAAGCGGAAGGAACGGCGGTATCGCACAGCTTTTTATCGCGATTGGCGACCGCCGCATCCGCGATACCGGAACGTGGCTTCGGCGTGGTTGGACAGGGAACCATAAAATATTTTGGCGGTGGGCTTGCGCGCAAATATGCGCCGGAATTCGCCGACGAAGCCGCGATGGGCGTTGCCGCCGCCGCTGGATTTGCGTGGATAATTCCGGTAAAATTGCGCGGCATTAGCGTCAAATTTTCCAGTCTTTGGAAAAAAACTTCCGAGCCGATCATGTCTTCGTCCTTGGCGATGAACGGATTGAGCCGGGTGATGTGAATATAATAGGCTACCCTCCCTTTGAGGGAGGGTCAAAAATGCGATAGTTTTATATAGTTACTATTCCCTCCCCTCGTTGGGGGAGAGATGTATAGTTATCGAAATTTAAAAATAAAAGCGCCAGATCGTCTATAAGCCGGGTTTTGTACCTGGTTGCCCAGGCGACGATCATTTATCTGGGATGATGGTTGCCCATCACCTCTAGCGACCGACCCGCGTTACGGTGCAAAAACACACTTGCCGCTTGCGCGGCGTGTAACGCCTATTTGGTCTTGCTCCAGGTGGGGTTTACCATGCCATTCCTGTTGCCAGGAACGCGGTGCGCTCTTACCGCACCTTTTCAACCTTGCCGGCACCTTCCCGTCTTCGCTGCGCTACGACGCGGTCTTAAGACTAATGTCGCGCCGGAGCCTTGGCGTAGGCGGATAGGGTGCTTAGGCGGTATATTTTCTGTGGCACTTTCCCTGGGGTTGCCCCCGGCGGACGTTATCCGCCACCTTCGTTTTTGCGGAGCCCGGACTTTCCTACCTTTTTCCGATTTGCATCGGACCGCCAGCCAACCTACCGATGCAAATCGGTTTGTTGGCGTTTGCGGCCGATATCGAATCAAGATCGATCATCCAACGATCTGGCATTTATGAGTGTAGAGTGTGGAGGCGAAAGTGTAAAGAGAGTTATAACTAAAATTCCCCTCCCTTTGGGAGGGGGTAGGGGGAGGGTTAGGTGGTGAGGTAGTCGGAATTTATCAGGCACCGCACCTATCCCCCTCTGCAAATGCTATGCATTTGCGCCTCCCCCAAAGGGGGAGGAATTTATCTTACATTGTCCACAAATATCCACCAACGCGCCGACGGTGATTGGGTTCAATCCCGACCCCAATTGTTTCGGCGCGTAATGGCGTTGGAAGGCGGTGACCACATCCTGTGTTTGTTCGTCATTCTTGCCAGTGATTTCAATTTTATATCCAAACGCGGCCAGCATTTTTTGTACGTCTGCGACCATGCGGTTCTGCGCGCCATGCTGCGCGGATGGGTAAAGCCCGATTCCCTTGCCGGCCAAAAACGGCCAATCGAATAATTCGCCCGGATCGATTTTGCGTTTTACCGCAACATCCGAATGGCCCAGCACGAATTCCGGTTTAATTTTGTGGCGCTTTATAATATCGGCGCATAAATCGGCAACGGCGTCCATCTGACTTTGCGGGAATTCGCGGTATCCGAATTCATGGCCGGGATTGACGATCTCGATACCGATTGAAACCGAATTAATATCTTCTTCCCCGCGCCAATAAGAAATACCGGCGTGAAAAGCGCGTTTGGATTCGTCGACCAGTTGAAAAATCTTGCCGCCTTCGCCGATCACATAATGCGAGCTGACTTTCGATGCCGGTTCGCACAAACGCGTCATCGCCAAATCCGCGCTTTTCATGCCGGTGTAATGCAGCAATAAAATATACGGCTTTTTCTTGTTGCGGCGGTCTTCGAAATTGGGCGAAGAAAAATCGGCGGATATGATCATCCGCCGATTCTTGCCGATTTTATTTATAATGTAAAATTGAAATTATTGTCTCTTATGGCTTTTATACCTACCGTGTAGGTATGTGTAAACAGCCAACTAAACGCGTATGGCCAATATGTGTTGGACGAGATGGTTGGTATCTTCCCGCCCGATGAACGACCGCGGGAGAAGAGATCGCAGGGGTATGGCCCATTTCATTGGTATAGGCCTCGATAGCTAAATCCAATAAATCTTTAAAGCGACTGCCGGCAGCATGTAAAGTTTCGATATCGGCCAAATGTAAACGCAGGCTTAAATTGCCCTGGGTTCCGGGCGGCAATTTGTCGCGAAAAGTTTTATCCGTTTTTTCGTAAGCAGCCTTAAGCCTTTTGTATTGACGATTTTGTCCCTGACTAGTTCTGGCTTGTTTAAGGCCGCAATCCAGCCATTTTCTAAACGCGTCTGTTCGCGCCAATCCTAACGGTTGTAATAGGTCGAATAATTCTGCTGATACTAATGTCATCTTCACCCACTCCATTGATTTTATTGTTTTTACGGTCTATGTAATAACCGTTATTCTTTACATTTTTATGACATAATTCGATCTTAATTTCAAGGCCTTAACCTAAGGATTTGTAATGCCAGCTTTATCGACGCGCCAAAAACCTAAAAGCAATTTTATTTTCGCCATTGCCTTCTTAATCGCCCTGGTTATGTGCGGCGGGATCATTGTGTCCATATTCATGGACTGGGAAAAATTTAAACCCACCATCGAGGCTAAAATCAGCGACGCGATTGGCCGCAAGGTTCATATCCAAGGCAAAATGAGCGGCATGTTATTGCCGATGACCCAAGTGACGGCCGAGAACATTGTTATCGATAATATCGATGGGGGCAAGGCGCCGCAATTCCTTAAAATGGAATCTTTGGAGGTGCAGTTATCGCCGTTATCGCTGTTAACCGGATCCATTGAAATCGGATATGTACACTTGAAATCGCCGGAAATTCATTTGGAAAAATTCAGCGATGACAAAAATAACTGGAATTTCGCTGCGAAATCGCAACCTGCGGCAGATAAAAAACCTGCGCCCACGGATAAAAGCGTATCGGCAATCCCGCAGCTTCATTCGCTGAAAATCGAAAAAGGCAAAGTATTTTATGCGGATTATACCACCGGGACCAAACAAACGGTTACAGATCTGGATTTGGATGCCGATTTGAATCTGCCATCGCGCAAAGCGAGCATCGATGCGACTGGCGATTGGCAGGGGCAGAAGTCTAAAATCAAATTGGCGATCAAACCAGCCAAAGAAAATCAATTGGCGGCGAATTTATCGGCCAATATTCCCATGGGCGAATTGACATTCGATGGCACCATGTATGATCCAATGCAGGGCGGGAATAAACCGCTGACTTCCGCGGGCAATTTTAAATTCGCGGTAAACGCCACGCCAAAAATCGAGGCGTTGGGCAAATTGAATTACACGCCGGACGAAATTAAAATCGTGGGCTTGCAAATTTCCGGGGCCGACATGAAGGGGCAGGGCGATATAACGGTGAAAATGCAAAACACGCCGTTCGTCGATGCCAAATTGAATTTCGATACGGTCGATGTCGCCAAACTTATGGCGGCGGTGAAATCCTGGCAATCGGATTTGGCGCCAGCCGTGAAAGCGGATGCTAAAACGGCCGCAGCCGCAAAAACCGGCGGCGGATTGAATGTTCGCGGCAATTTCAATATTGGCGTCGATAAATTGAATTTAACCGCGCTGACGGCCAGCAATGTCAAAATCCAAGCGGCGACTATGGATGGCCGCACCATCGCGCTGCAACGGTTTGCGTTGCAAACGATGGGCGACACCAATATCGAAGCCAGCGGCGATTATAATTTGCCGGCGTCTTCTTTTGACGGTAAAGCGCGTCTCGATATTGGCAATTTGCAGAAACTGGCCGATGCGGCCGGATTTGGCGGCAATGACTGGGTCAAGGCACAGCCAAGCCGCGTCGAATTTACATCCGGCGTGCAATATGCGGGTCAGAAAATTAATTTGAAGAATTATAATTTGCAGAATGGCGATCTGAAATCGAGCGGTGAATTAGGTTATGTCATGGGCGATAATCCCGAATTCGATATTCGCGCCGCGATCAGCCATCCCAGCATTAAAAAATTATTCGCGAAGCCGGATTTGCCGGTCGACAGCAAGCTGGCTTTGAATACGGATTTAACCGGCCGTTTGAATGGATCAGGGCTGAATTACGGATCGATGCAAGGCAAGGTCCGCGCCGAATTGAATGACGGCATATTAAAAGGCGTC is a window encoding:
- the mraZ gene encoding transcriptional regulator MraZ — encoded protein: MALFLSTQVNKIDKKGRISVPAGFRSALAGQSFQGVVLFRSLRFGAIEGCGMDRMEKLSQGLDNFVQFSSEQSDLSASIFADAQPLPFDPEGRIMLPELLIEHAKINDAAAFVGCGATFQIWNPDLFSKHQLEARNRVQKQELGIRIHSATKQEDKP
- a CDS encoding penicillin-binding protein 2, translated to MLTPNGSSGRNSARFGKADYASLNRPFDSSISHKVERAQNKRIYTAQIRLIYASAVFAAAFLAIALRLVDLTIFQESSEIDLRTSVSAPITYGRSNITDRNGQILATSLSTASLYTNPKEILDVDETATKLAQVLPDLNRQALKAKLSEPKSFIWIKRNLTPEQHYKVHMLGLPGLNFQREERRVYPLGSMYSHVVGLTDLDSKGVSGIEKTFDGNLRKGGDDLQLSLDTRVQSILHEELRRTVREFNARGAAGLVLDANTGEVIAMVSLPDFDPHEFSKSSQDARFNRITLGVYEMGSTFKIFNTAMALDSGKVKISDSFDATHPIKIGRFEISDFHPENRWLNVAEVFEHSSNIGSAKMALTAGINEQKSFLQRLGLFNPATIELPEIGKPMLPRQWTEVTAMTVSYGYGISVTPLQLARAVAGVVNGGVLPELTLLKRPANAPLPGVRVMSETTSKQMRELLRLVVMKGTGQKADVGGYYVGGKTGTAEKSGAGGYAEKKLLSSFIGTFPTVDPKYVILAMIDEPVANKASFGFATGGWVAAPAVNRVIARMAPLLGYPPLDRKEDFMAKDRLVNNSPQNNANSLRKEAVYETQ
- a CDS encoding AsmA family protein, giving the protein MPALSTRQKPKSNFIFAIAFLIALVMCGGIIVSIFMDWEKFKPTIEAKISDAIGRKVHIQGKMSGMLLPMTQVTAENIVIDNIDGGKAPQFLKMESLEVQLSPLSLLTGSIEIGYVHLKSPEIHLEKFSDDKNNWNFAAKSQPAADKKPAPTDKSVSAIPQLHSLKIEKGKVFYADYTTGTKQTVTDLDLDADLNLPSRKASIDATGDWQGQKSKIKLAIKPAKENQLAANLSANIPMGELTFDGTMYDPMQGGNKPLTSAGNFKFAVNATPKIEALGKLNYTPDEIKIVGLQISGADMKGQGDITVKMQNTPFVDAKLNFDTVDVAKLMAAVKSWQSDLAPAVKADAKTAAAAKTGGGLNVRGNFNIGVDKLNLTALTASNVKIQAATMDGRTIALQRFALQTMGDTNIEASGDYNLPASSFDGKARLDIGNLQKLADAAGFGGNDWVKAQPSRVEFTSGVQYAGQKINLKNYNLQNGDLKSSGELGYVMGDNPEFDIRAAISHPSIKKLFAKPDLPVDSKLALNTDLTGRLNGSGLNYGSMQGKVRAELNDGILKGVDWKKVSLEMKEINDPRDLLRVLDQVQRQKDGLTPFRSLTSDWTVVRGVATSNNIALDSDVVKMNGGGNIKLEDQQMDINARVTFNDHPKVPALGVRTFGAVTAPQYAFDTTAIASYYANKAINKAIEKNVDVNKLQQKIDKQGGKLLKKLMGQ
- the rsmH gene encoding 16S rRNA (cytosine(1402)-N(4))-methyltransferase RsmH, whose translation is MKLVHSPHSHVPVMLSEVLDYMQIRDGGIYVDATFGHGGYTRAILDTADCMVYALDRDPEAEERASDMMAEYDGRLRFIRGNFGDLELLLNRIGVEHVDGVCFDLGVASSQLDDSGRGFSFRHDGPLNMRMDGGRPNAADIIAAMDAEQLADIIENYGEEKMAARVARAIVDARKITPITTTSQLADVVRRVVPRSRDGLDPATRTFQALRIYVNDEMGELERGLIQAEKLLSVGGRLVTVAYHSLEDRMVKEFLKTRAGNTPNSSRHMPAVTPLHKPSFNLITRKSVAPSNEETITNPRASSAKLRAAERTSATVWPNFVGVKRNMLNS
- a CDS encoding N-acetylmuramoyl-L-alanine amidase, translating into MIISADFSSPNFEDRRNKKKPYILLLHYTGMKSADLAMTRLCEPASKVSSHYVIGEGGKIFQLVDESKRAFHAGISYWRGEEDINSVSIGIEIVNPGHEFGYREFPQSQMDAVADLCADIIKRHKIKPEFVLGHSDVAVKRKIDPGELFDWPFLAGKGIGLYPSAQHGAQNRMVADVQKMLAAFGYKIEITGKNDEQTQDVVTAFQRHYAPKQLGSGLNPITVGALVDICGQCKINSSPFGGGANA